From the Paraburkholderia sp. PREW-6R genome, one window contains:
- a CDS encoding type II secretion system F family protein, whose protein sequence is MSTVLVHQSPAADLRFKWRGVDTEGTQKHGALIAPDAQAARAMLKRDRMFVVELAAQGPAPRPKARAVDVTLFTRQLASLLRAGLPLAPALDLLAQAQPSRRHDLPRIAAALARDITGGLRFSAALQRHPAQFNALYCQLVEVGEAAGALAAVLARIAEDRERAAAQRGKVRAALTYPVVILLLALAITAALLVWVVPTFKQIFDGFGAQLPAPTQFVLALSSGAARWSVPLIVLTAAASSAMTFLLKRSEPARIRFARLALKMPVAGPLLRTLCAARWSRALGTLLSAGTPLADAFDSLTHATGNAFFDRATAQIATRLRRGERLAAAMHAAHCFAPEVVQPVAIAEESGALDTMLIDVASLADRQVDEQIATLSSLCEPLVIVVLGALVGGLVIAMYLPIIQLGNVV, encoded by the coding sequence ATGAGCACCGTGCTGGTTCATCAGTCGCCGGCCGCCGACCTGCGGTTCAAATGGCGCGGCGTCGATACGGAAGGAACGCAGAAACACGGCGCGCTGATCGCACCGGATGCGCAGGCCGCCCGCGCAATGCTCAAGCGCGACCGGATGTTCGTCGTCGAACTTGCTGCGCAAGGGCCGGCACCTCGTCCCAAGGCGCGCGCGGTCGATGTCACGCTCTTCACGCGGCAGCTGGCCAGCCTGCTGCGCGCCGGCTTGCCGCTCGCACCTGCGCTCGATCTTCTCGCGCAAGCGCAGCCCTCGCGACGTCACGACTTGCCGCGCATCGCGGCCGCACTGGCTCGCGACATCACCGGCGGGCTGCGTTTCTCGGCGGCTTTGCAGCGGCATCCCGCGCAATTCAATGCGCTGTATTGCCAACTGGTCGAAGTCGGCGAGGCGGCGGGCGCGCTGGCTGCGGTGTTAGCGCGCATCGCCGAGGACCGTGAACGCGCCGCCGCGCAGCGTGGCAAAGTGCGCGCAGCGCTAACCTATCCCGTGGTGATTCTGCTGCTGGCTCTGGCGATCACAGCGGCGCTGCTGGTGTGGGTGGTGCCCACTTTCAAACAGATTTTCGACGGGTTCGGCGCCCAGCTGCCGGCCCCCACGCAATTTGTGCTGGCACTGTCGTCCGGCGCGGCGCGCTGGAGCGTCCCGTTGATCGTGCTAACCGCCGCCGCGAGTTCGGCGATGACCTTTCTGCTGAAACGTTCCGAACCGGCGCGTATCCGTTTTGCACGGCTCGCGCTGAAAATGCCGGTCGCGGGCCCACTGCTGCGCACGCTATGCGCGGCACGCTGGAGCCGAGCCCTCGGCACGTTGCTGTCAGCCGGCACGCCGCTCGCCGATGCTTTCGATTCACTCACACACGCCACCGGCAACGCTTTCTTCGACCGCGCCACTGCGCAGATCGCCACCCGCCTCAGGCGCGGCGAGCGGCTCGCCGCCGCCATGCACGCCGCGCACTGCTTCGCGCCGGAGGTCGTCCAGCCGGTTGCAATTGCCGAGGAGTCCGGAGCACTCGACACCATGCTGATCGACGTGGCGTCTCTCGCGGACCGGCAGGTGGATGAACAGATCGCCACGCTTTCGAGCCTGTGCGAGCCGCTCGTTATCGTCGTGCTGGGCGCGCTGGTCGGCGGCCTTGTAATCGCGATGTATCTTCCCATTATTCAACTCGGCAACGTGGTGTAG
- a CDS encoding A24 family peptidase, protein MQAISPFVSDTSTGLLSGVLSGHFASGLGIAFRSLPGGVQFTFAIVLGLVIGSFLNVVVHRVPIMLERAWREEVSEATDEPLEDDGLPARYNLWVPGSACPHCGHALSAWENLPVLSYVLLRGRCSACKAHVSLRYPLVELGSAALAAGALAVFGPTGAALAAFGLCAMLLAMSAIDVNTHLLPDSMTLPLLWAGIIVNLDGTFASLHDAVLGAIFGYLVLWAVHWLFRLVRGVEGMGYGDFKLLAALGAWLGWAALPQIVLIAAVAGAVVGLAATWRGRMRFEEPLPFGPFLAVGGAVTLFLGTPLYMALGG, encoded by the coding sequence ATGCAGGCAATCTCCCCATTCGTGTCAGACACTTCCACCGGCCTGCTTTCGGGCGTGCTGTCCGGTCACTTTGCGTCCGGTCTGGGCATCGCGTTCCGCAGTTTGCCGGGCGGCGTGCAGTTCACGTTCGCGATCGTGTTGGGGCTCGTGATCGGCAGCTTTCTGAATGTGGTCGTGCATCGTGTGCCGATCATGCTCGAGCGCGCGTGGCGCGAGGAAGTCAGCGAGGCAACCGACGAGCCGCTCGAAGACGACGGCCTTCCCGCCCGCTACAACCTGTGGGTGCCAGGCAGCGCGTGTCCGCACTGCGGGCATGCGCTGAGCGCCTGGGAAAACCTGCCGGTGCTCAGCTACGTGCTGCTGCGCGGGCGCTGCTCGGCATGCAAGGCGCACGTGAGCTTGCGCTATCCGCTAGTGGAACTAGGCAGCGCTGCGCTTGCGGCCGGGGCGCTCGCCGTGTTCGGCCCGACTGGCGCCGCGCTCGCCGCATTTGGCCTCTGCGCAATGTTGCTCGCCATGAGCGCGATCGATGTCAACACGCACCTGTTGCCCGATTCGATGACGTTGCCCTTGCTGTGGGCCGGCATCATCGTCAATCTTGACGGCACGTTCGCGAGTCTGCACGACGCCGTGCTCGGTGCGATCTTCGGTTATCTCGTGTTGTGGGCGGTGCACTGGCTTTTCCGCCTGGTGCGAGGCGTCGAAGGGATGGGTTATGGCGACTTTAAACTGCTGGCGGCGCTCGGCGCGTGGCTCGGCTGGGCGGCGCTGCCGCAGATCGTGCTGATTGCGGCTGTCGCGGGCGCGGTGGTCGGTCTTGCGGCTACGTGGCGCGGCCGCATGCGTTTCGAGGAGCCGCTGCCGTTTGGGCCTTTTCTCGCAGTGGGCGGCGCTGTTACGCTGTTTCTCGGCACACCGCTCTACATGGCTCTGGGAGGCTGA
- the coaE gene encoding dephospho-CoA kinase (Dephospho-CoA kinase (CoaE) performs the final step in coenzyme A biosynthesis.), which yields MFAVGLTGGIGSGKSTVADLFAAHGVPLVDADLIAHRVTAPHGIAMPQIAAEFGAEFVAPDGSLDRARMRTLVFSDETARKRLESITHPLIRAETEREQREAQGPYVIVVVPLLVESGSWKNRVDRVLTVDCSVGTQVERVMKRNGFSREQVLAIIARQATREARLAAADDVIENDDAPLDALRAQVDAQHSAYLALAGA from the coding sequence ATGTTTGCTGTGGGACTGACAGGCGGCATCGGCAGCGGCAAATCCACCGTCGCCGATCTGTTCGCCGCGCATGGCGTACCGCTCGTCGACGCTGATCTGATCGCACATCGCGTAACCGCGCCGCACGGCATTGCAATGCCGCAGATCGCCGCGGAATTCGGCGCTGAATTCGTCGCGCCCGACGGCTCACTGGACCGCGCCCGCATGCGAACCCTCGTCTTCAGCGACGAGACCGCGCGCAAGCGCCTCGAAAGCATCACCCATCCGCTGATTCGGGCGGAGACCGAGCGCGAGCAACGGGAAGCCCAAGGTCCGTATGTGATCGTCGTGGTACCGTTGCTCGTGGAGTCGGGCAGTTGGAAAAATCGTGTGGACCGCGTCTTGACCGTGGATTGCAGCGTCGGGACGCAGGTTGAGCGCGTGATGAAACGCAATGGCTTTAGCCGCGAACAGGTGCTCGCAATCATTGCCCGGCAGGCGACCCGGGAAGCACGCCTTGCCGCAGCCGACGACGTCATCGAGAACGACGACGCGCCGCTCGACGCACTCAGAGCGCAGGTCGACGCGCAACACAGCGCGTATCTGGCGCTCGCGGGCGCGTGA
- the zapD gene encoding cell division protein ZapD: MILYEYPFNERIRTLLRLEDLFERFTFFLTQEDAREHHVALTTLFEISEVAGRADLKSDLMKELERQRQTLAPFRGNPGIEQSALEAVLGEIEQTLAGLSQMQGKTGQHLAENEWLASIRSRAIIPGGTCKFDLPSYYAWQQLHPDQRRQDIAKWVTPLLPLRDAATIVLRLARESGQASKVMAMQGSYQQMLSGRSYQLMQVRVAPELRVIPEASANKYMLWVRFTVQDGDLRPRAVDVDVPFQLTLCSL; the protein is encoded by the coding sequence TTGATCCTTTACGAGTATCCCTTCAACGAGCGAATCCGGACGCTATTGCGCCTCGAAGACCTGTTCGAGCGCTTCACATTCTTTCTGACTCAGGAAGACGCCAGGGAACACCACGTCGCACTGACCACGCTGTTCGAGATCTCGGAGGTTGCGGGTCGCGCGGATCTGAAGTCGGATCTGATGAAAGAGCTCGAGCGTCAACGGCAGACGCTGGCGCCATTCCGCGGCAATCCGGGCATCGAGCAAAGCGCGCTCGAAGCGGTGCTGGGCGAAATCGAACAAACGCTGGCGGGCCTGTCGCAGATGCAGGGCAAAACCGGCCAGCATCTTGCGGAAAACGAGTGGCTCGCGAGTATTCGCAGCCGCGCGATCATTCCGGGCGGCACCTGCAAATTCGACCTGCCGTCATATTATGCGTGGCAACAACTGCATCCGGACCAGCGTCGGCAGGACATTGCGAAGTGGGTTACGCCGTTGCTGCCGCTGCGCGACGCGGCCACTATCGTATTGCGTCTCGCGCGCGAGTCAGGCCAGGCATCCAAGGTCATGGCCATGCAAGGCAGTTACCAGCAGATGCTGTCAGGCCGCTCGTATCAATTGATGCAAGTGCGCGTGGCACCTGAATTGCGGGTCATCCCCGAAGCCAGCGCCAACAAGTACATGCTGTGGGTGCGTTTTACGGTGCAGGACGGCGATCTGCGTCCGCGCGCTGTGGATGTCGACGTGCCCTTCCAGTTGACGCTCTGCAGCCTGTAG
- the yacG gene encoding DNA gyrase inhibitor YacG, translating to MPTVVKCPTCGKDVRWTPESRFRPFCSDRCKQIDLGAWAAEKYKIGGNDQEASSDERPAGEHNPH from the coding sequence ATGCCTACCGTCGTCAAATGCCCTACTTGCGGAAAGGACGTCCGCTGGACTCCGGAAAGCCGCTTCCGCCCTTTTTGCTCGGATCGCTGCAAGCAGATCGATCTCGGCGCCTGGGCCGCCGAAAAATACAAGATCGGCGGGAACGACCAGGAAGCCTCGTCCGATGAGCGACCGGCCGGCGAGCACAACCCGCACTGA
- the mutT gene encoding 8-oxo-dGTP diphosphatase MutT: protein MSDVETNAAGRKVTQVAVGVLVQPDGRYLLAQRPAGKPYEGYWEFPGGKLEAGESVEAALARELHEELGIEVKASHLWHTLEHDYPHAYVRLFFCKVTEWIGEPHGREGQAFVWQKLPADVEPLLPATIPVLEWLAAEKN, encoded by the coding sequence ATGAGCGATGTCGAAACAAACGCGGCCGGTCGCAAGGTGACGCAAGTGGCCGTCGGCGTGCTGGTTCAGCCAGACGGGCGGTACCTGCTCGCGCAGCGTCCGGCTGGAAAGCCCTATGAGGGTTACTGGGAGTTTCCGGGCGGCAAGCTGGAAGCGGGCGAGTCGGTCGAGGCCGCGCTTGCTCGGGAACTGCACGAAGAACTTGGAATCGAGGTCAAGGCGAGCCACCTGTGGCACACGCTTGAGCACGATTATCCGCACGCTTACGTGCGGTTATTCTTCTGCAAGGTGACAGAGTGGATCGGCGAACCGCACGGCCGCGAAGGTCAGGCGTTTGTCTGGCAAAAGCTGCCGGCCGATGTCGAGCCGTTGTTGCCGGCCACCATTCCCGTGCTGGAATGGCTGGCAGCGGAGAAGAACTAG